Proteins encoded by one window of Cylindrospermum stagnale PCC 7417:
- a CDS encoding iron-containing redox enzyme family protein, giving the protein MSVSKVLFQQPLFQDRVFLKFQDSQVEIRYCEQGCSITIPPEYQEETVTLFRLLQIGGLSPEELAQACPGIQEDIPELLMEFNHRGFLTETQREIKSHSLSGRQFYRELYRFLESLNLQFPPSLFSQKMADGTITKEQLIGYALESYHITHLCPRLLAPSLANYESTATQKLLRDFFVSELHHDRLIESSLNSVGIKQEQLERMQPLPMTFAVCSSLGVFAYQHPLSFKAALLLFEQDDKTFYELFKQQCQAKELPAEFYNPILQHAGINEEGEHEDMTRLLLAEVPDVSPTEQLVVKKKMAILMESMVKRTQEILDYYGNASNEIPRCFS; this is encoded by the coding sequence ATGTCAGTGAGTAAAGTTTTATTCCAACAGCCCCTTTTCCAAGATAGGGTATTTTTAAAATTCCAAGATAGCCAGGTAGAAATTCGTTATTGTGAGCAAGGATGCTCCATTACTATTCCGCCAGAATATCAGGAGGAGACTGTTACATTATTCAGGCTTTTGCAGATTGGTGGCTTGTCACCAGAAGAGTTGGCTCAAGCCTGTCCGGGAATTCAAGAAGATATTCCTGAATTACTGATGGAGTTCAATCACCGTGGCTTTCTGACAGAGACCCAAAGAGAGATAAAGTCACATAGCCTCAGTGGAAGACAGTTTTATCGAGAGTTATACCGATTTCTAGAAAGCCTGAATTTGCAATTTCCGCCCTCTCTTTTCTCCCAAAAGATGGCTGATGGGACAATTACCAAAGAGCAGTTGATTGGCTATGCTTTGGAATCCTATCACATTACCCATTTGTGTCCGAGACTCTTGGCTCCGTCCTTGGCCAATTATGAATCAACAGCCACGCAAAAACTCCTCCGAGACTTCTTTGTTTCTGAGTTGCATCATGACCGTTTGATTGAGAGTTCTTTGAATAGTGTGGGAATCAAGCAAGAGCAACTGGAGAGGATGCAACCTTTACCGATGACCTTCGCCGTTTGTTCTAGTTTAGGAGTTTTTGCTTACCAACATCCTTTGTCTTTTAAAGCGGCGTTGTTGCTATTCGAGCAAGACGACAAGACATTCTACGAATTGTTTAAACAGCAGTGTCAAGCCAAAGAACTACCCGCTGAATTTTATAACCCCATATTGCAGCACGCTGGAATCAATGAGGAAGGAGAACACGAAGATATGACAAGACTGCTGCTGGCAGAAGTTCCTGATGTTTCACCGACAGAACAATTGGTGGTAAAAAAGAAGATGGCAATTTTGATGGAGTCTATGGTGAAACGGACTCAGGAAATTTTGGATTATTACGGTAACGCCAGTAACGAAATTCCCCGTTGTTTTAGCTGA
- a CDS encoding T3SS effector HopA1 family protein, with the protein MQVIKTIQEIASHIQINYSDLSGSHIHYQRQKQSADIVAMLKKMPEKIQYDYLGILVRNLIFDVYFSGEIALEKRNTSRENRANADSEIEENTAAEVDWEFCEQLHQNNQSRGWWNPGFLILRQEADGSLAVEKKGVTTYIQRDKYLCLEEQSAAVGDFVSVYTPPDRVLYKFLMAFGNLASFYENSPAFIYFNFSSQTAVVVMRFLTKRLNEIQVPFCFNVLHNPYNYGRYDSGCLRIDQDSYAVVRPVLQTVYAENALHFQTQVPIFTKMLAPGLALAENPEPEYEFYFREEFGMNRCQIVANALIEAHKNNDESSEARIKYILQHFDRFGIDLERPYLNPNSEDIYTPLV; encoded by the coding sequence ATGCAAGTAATAAAGACTATCCAAGAAATTGCCAGCCACATTCAAATCAACTATTCTGATTTATCCGGTAGTCATATTCATTATCAACGGCAAAAACAATCTGCTGACATTGTAGCAATGCTCAAAAAAATGCCTGAGAAGATTCAGTATGATTACCTCGGCATACTCGTGCGTAACCTAATATTTGACGTTTACTTTAGCGGAGAAATTGCACTAGAAAAAAGGAATACGTCTAGGGAAAATAGGGCAAATGCAGATTCGGAAATTGAAGAAAACACTGCTGCCGAAGTCGATTGGGAATTTTGTGAACAACTACACCAGAACAATCAAAGTCGAGGCTGGTGGAACCCCGGCTTCCTTATCCTGAGACAGGAAGCAGATGGTAGTCTTGCTGTCGAAAAAAAAGGTGTTACCACCTATATTCAAAGAGATAAATATCTTTGTTTAGAAGAGCAATCTGCTGCGGTGGGTGATTTCGTTTCAGTATATACACCACCAGATAGAGTCTTATATAAATTCCTTATGGCATTTGGGAATTTAGCTAGTTTTTATGAAAATTCACCTGCATTTATCTACTTCAACTTCAGCAGTCAAACAGCAGTTGTGGTTATGAGATTTTTGACAAAAAGATTAAATGAAATTCAGGTTCCCTTCTGCTTTAATGTCTTACACAATCCTTACAACTACGGTCGCTATGACTCAGGATGCCTCCGAATTGATCAGGATAGCTATGCAGTGGTTAGACCAGTCTTACAAACTGTTTACGCAGAAAATGCCTTACACTTTCAAACACAAGTTCCCATATTCACTAAGATGCTAGCACCAGGGCTGGCTTTAGCAGAAAATCCTGAACCTGAATACGAATTTTACTTTAGAGAAGAGTTTGGGATGAATCGCTGCCAAATTGTTGCCAATGCCTTAATAGAAGCTCATAAAAATAATGATGAATCTTCAGAAGCTCGGATAAAATATATACTCCAACACTTCGACCGATTTGGAATTGATTTAGAGCGTCCCTACCTCAATCCTAACTCTGAAGATATCTACACACCATTGGTCTGA
- a CDS encoding phosphotransferase family protein: MRLRLSSNNVLQYLIDAGICKQQDLEFTQIHPKPSNNFIFLTLDLPGGSQLIVKQEYYYQNNEIANRIKRELQVHNFLHSSPYLGFTASLNLEILHIDLKNSILVYNYTNHLTLANHYRKHKSFSISIAKLIGITLATLHHETFTSHNCYDFMNQSIEAKLRYQFPYPRHLLEKPTPTTLVQELPLPGFEFMSLYQRFESLGAAVTDLVANHKHYCLTHNNPRLDNILIPMNLEKLLSQTEKSDENIMRIINWESCSWGDPAFDLGTAIADYLLLWLNSLIVHPAIELNQSLQLATVPLEVIQPSIIALTRSYISSFPKVLESYPDLFNQVIRFTGLALIYEIISSLQSFKSFDNRCVCMLQLAKSLLCKPKNSFESVFGITQLDLLELASFSK; the protein is encoded by the coding sequence ATGAGGCTTAGATTAAGCTCTAATAATGTATTGCAATACTTAATTGATGCTGGTATTTGCAAACAACAGGATTTAGAATTCACCCAGATTCATCCCAAGCCTAGTAATAATTTCATTTTTCTTACCCTTGACTTACCAGGTGGTAGCCAGCTAATTGTTAAACAGGAGTACTATTACCAAAATAACGAAATAGCGAATAGAATTAAGCGGGAATTACAAGTTCATAATTTTTTGCATTCTTCTCCATATCTAGGTTTCACTGCCTCGTTGAATTTAGAAATACTCCATATCGATCTAAAAAATTCAATTTTGGTATACAACTACACAAATCATTTAACTTTAGCCAATCACTACAGAAAACACAAGTCTTTCTCAATATCAATAGCGAAATTAATTGGTATTACTTTAGCTACTCTACATCATGAAACTTTCACTTCTCATAATTGCTACGATTTCATGAATCAGTCTATTGAAGCTAAATTAAGGTATCAATTTCCTTATCCTCGTCATCTGCTAGAAAAACCAACGCCTACTACCCTAGTTCAAGAATTACCCCTACCAGGCTTTGAGTTTATGAGTCTTTATCAAAGATTTGAAAGTTTAGGAGCAGCAGTCACGGATTTAGTAGCTAATCATAAGCACTATTGCTTAACACATAACAATCCTCGATTAGATAATATTCTAATCCCCATGAATTTGGAGAAATTATTATCTCAAACTGAGAAATCTGATGAGAATATCATGAGGATAATTAACTGGGAAAGTTGTAGTTGGGGCGATCCAGCTTTTGATTTAGGAACAGCAATTGCCGACTATCTACTATTATGGCTGAACAGCTTAATTGTCCATCCTGCTATTGAATTGAATCAATCTCTCCAGCTAGCTACAGTACCTTTAGAGGTTATTCAACCTTCAATTATTGCCTTAACCCGATCATATATTAGTAGCTTCCCAAAAGTTTTAGAGTCATATCCGGATTTATTTAATCAGGTTATCCGGTTTACTGGTCTTGCCCTGATATATGAAATTATATCAAGTCTCCAGTCTTTTAAAAGTTTTGATAATCGATGTGTGTGTATGCTTCAATTAGCGAAAAGCCTACTGTGCAAACCTAAAAATTCATTTGAATCTGTTTTTGGAATCACGCAATTAGACTTACTGGAATTGGCAAGCTTTAGCAAATAA
- a CDS encoding T3SS effector HopA1 family protein → MALLTSSQTQPLAELTGRLLAVLEDIVHKVEIKSDFSIHHPEYKPLVLPTEVITYFQKMPSQMQQNYLSLRLRSFLYGIYYNGSMRSSLALDGEENALPLNLENNTFLGVDLGFYERLHESNMGKGYFDPGWSVLTEKSDGVLAVTKGGLRLYIERNKHLQPIEQAAVVGDLVAIKLPKNRVQNGFYVAVGNVGFSTDYPAITQLTTVRIYFNLTPEGAVSVMGSLTQRLNDLVIPFSFKVLYNPHDYGRHDSGVLYFDKRNYEAIREVLQVVYRENKWHFQPEIPLFTMQLAPGLGLAEEPDQKFVEQESFGMNRCQIVANGLLEAWYHRDESTEGQMQAICGHFSRLGIELESVYLNANSEDIYRQLGFEN, encoded by the coding sequence ATGGCACTATTAACTTCCTCTCAAACTCAGCCTTTAGCTGAATTAACTGGGCGATTACTAGCTGTTTTAGAAGATATTGTCCACAAGGTCGAGATTAAATCTGACTTCTCCATTCACCATCCAGAATACAAACCCTTAGTATTACCCACAGAAGTAATTACCTATTTCCAGAAAATGCCAAGCCAGATGCAGCAGAACTATTTAAGTCTGCGACTGCGGAGTTTTCTCTACGGTATCTACTACAACGGTTCTATGCGAAGTTCGCTAGCACTAGACGGAGAGGAAAATGCTTTACCCCTGAATTTGGAGAATAATACCTTTTTGGGGGTAGATTTGGGTTTTTATGAACGATTGCATGAAAGTAATATGGGAAAGGGTTATTTTGACCCTGGTTGGTCTGTTCTGACAGAAAAAAGTGATGGCGTTTTAGCAGTCACCAAAGGCGGCTTGAGGCTGTATATTGAGCGTAACAAGCATCTTCAACCTATTGAACAAGCTGCCGTTGTCGGTGATTTAGTAGCTATCAAGTTACCCAAAAATCGGGTGCAAAATGGATTTTATGTGGCAGTTGGCAATGTCGGTTTCAGTACTGATTACCCTGCAATAACTCAGTTGACAACTGTGCGAATCTACTTCAACTTAACTCCCGAAGGTGCTGTATCAGTGATGGGTAGTTTGACACAGCGGCTAAATGATTTAGTAATTCCTTTCAGTTTTAAGGTTTTGTATAATCCCCATGACTATGGACGGCACGACTCAGGAGTGCTGTATTTTGATAAAAGAAATTATGAGGCAATTAGGGAAGTTTTGCAGGTTGTGTATAGGGAAAATAAATGGCATTTTCAGCCAGAAATTCCCCTATTTACCATGCAGCTTGCACCAGGTTTAGGATTAGCAGAAGAACCAGACCAAAAGTTTGTTGAACAGGAAAGTTTTGGGATGAATCGCTGTCAGATTGTGGCCAATGGGTTGCTAGAGGCTTGGTATCACAGGGATGAATCAACTGAGGGGCAGATGCAGGCTATCTGTGGGCATTTTTCTCGCTTGGGAATTGAATTGGAGTCTGTCTACTTAAACGCTAATTCTGAGGATATTTACAGGCAGCTTGGATTTGAGAACTGA
- a CDS encoding phosphotransferase family protein, whose product MMLLLNSHNVFNYLVEQGLCNQSEQIPSQVELVAAKNFNLLLSLSDGCKLLVKQERYNQEKKASGEFLSEWRIQNFLQQFPKLEHHRPFLPELLHFDVENSIIVFRYLDNYQDLMDFYTQDNSLPTEIAKAIGTIIGNIHRDTFDRQEYQDFFSDHEDNLNVSHVSDLIQELEDIRPEIFGLVPNEGLKFFTLYQRYDSLSIAINQLSNAIIPSCLIHNDLKLNNILLQRNWQNSSNSIIRLIDWELSVWGDPATDLGMLISSYLQIWLDSLVISNSLSIEESLRLAITPLDRVQPSIAALTQAYLNTFPEIIKYRPDFWLRVVQLAGFAMIQQILAVIQYQKSFGNTEIAMLQVAKALLCRPEQSMATIFGTAVAAELIRHNASIA is encoded by the coding sequence ATGATGTTACTATTGAATTCTCATAATGTTTTCAATTACTTAGTTGAACAAGGGTTATGCAATCAGTCCGAGCAAATTCCCAGTCAAGTAGAACTAGTTGCAGCTAAAAACTTTAACTTATTACTGAGTTTGTCAGATGGTTGTAAACTTCTTGTGAAGCAAGAAAGATACAATCAGGAAAAAAAAGCATCTGGAGAGTTTTTGAGTGAGTGGCGAATTCAAAACTTCTTACAGCAATTTCCCAAACTTGAACACCATCGCCCATTTTTGCCAGAGTTGCTCCATTTTGATGTAGAGAATTCTATTATTGTCTTTAGATACCTGGATAATTACCAGGATTTAATGGATTTCTACACACAGGATAATAGCCTGCCAACAGAAATTGCTAAGGCAATTGGCACTATCATAGGAAATATTCATCGTGATACTTTTGACCGTCAAGAATATCAAGATTTTTTCTCAGATCATGAGGATAATCTAAATGTTAGTCACGTATCAGACCTAATTCAGGAGTTGGAAGATATTAGACCAGAAATTTTTGGGTTAGTGCCCAATGAGGGGTTAAAATTCTTCACTCTTTATCAGCGTTATGATAGTTTAAGCATAGCAATTAACCAACTAAGTAATGCCATAATTCCTTCTTGTCTAATCCACAATGACCTGAAGCTGAATAATATCCTCCTACAAAGAAATTGGCAAAATTCAAGTAACAGTATAATCAGGCTAATTGATTGGGAACTCTCTGTTTGGGGAGACCCAGCAACGGATTTAGGAATGCTCATCAGTAGCTATCTACAAATCTGGCTAGATAGCCTAGTCATAAGTAATTCCTTGAGTATTGAAGAATCTCTGCGTTTAGCGATAACGCCTTTGGATAGGGTTCAGCCTTCAATTGCCGCATTAACCCAAGCTTACTTAAACACTTTTCCAGAAATTATCAAATATCGCCCAGATTTTTGGCTGCGCGTAGTGCAATTGGCTGGTTTTGCCATGATTCAACAGATTCTAGCTGTGATTCAGTACCAAAAATCTTTTGGTAACACAGAAATTGCCATGCTTCAAGTTGCTAAGGCGTTATTATGCCGTCCTGAACAATCAATGGCAACAATTTTTGGTACCGCTGTTGCAGCAGAATTAATTCGCCATAATGCTTCAATTGCTTAA
- the trmB gene encoding tRNA (guanosine(46)-N7)-methyltransferase TrmB translates to MAVVRVRQHVNPLANKYQTPANPLEWEKVYPQPNQPLHLDIGCARGQFLLKIAQIEPNWNYLGLEIREPLVVEANKLRAELGLTNLHYLFCNVNNSLRSLLSSLPPGTLQRVTIQFPDPWFKNRHAKRRVVQPELVAELANYLAIGGTVFLQSDQEFVAVEMRDRFAEHPAFQKQGTQEWLAENPLPVPTEREIGTINRGEPVYRALFIKVSSAE, encoded by the coding sequence TTGGCAGTTGTCCGAGTCCGCCAACACGTAAACCCACTTGCTAACAAGTACCAAACACCGGCTAATCCCCTAGAATGGGAAAAAGTTTATCCACAACCAAACCAACCCCTACATTTAGATATTGGTTGTGCCAGGGGTCAGTTTTTGCTGAAAATAGCCCAAATAGAACCTAACTGGAATTACTTAGGTTTGGAAATTCGCGAACCCCTGGTGGTGGAAGCAAATAAGTTACGTGCTGAGTTGGGTTTAACAAACCTGCATTATTTGTTTTGCAATGTGAATAACTCTTTGCGATCGCTGTTATCTTCTCTACCCCCAGGAACTTTACAACGCGTCACAATTCAATTTCCCGATCCCTGGTTTAAAAACCGTCACGCTAAACGGCGTGTAGTCCAACCGGAATTAGTGGCAGAACTAGCAAATTATCTCGCAATTGGCGGAACTGTGTTTCTGCAATCAGATCAGGAGTTCGTGGCGGTGGAAATGCGCGATCGCTTTGCCGAACATCCAGCTTTTCAGAAACAGGGTACCCAAGAATGGCTAGCAGAAAACCCGCTACCAGTCCCCACAGAAAGGGAAATAGGCACTATTAACAGAGGTGAACCTGTTTATCGCGCTTTGTTTATCAAAGTGAGCAGCGCTGAGTAG
- a CDS encoding metallophosphoesterase family protein, whose product MVLNFRFAIVSDLHIALPHTIWDHPNRFHLVEVSIPAFESALEHLTQLDLDFLLLPGDLTQHGEPENHAWLRSRLAQLPFPVYVVPGNHDVPVLKANQQSIAFADFPHYYRKFGYEDPQQPYYNCQLLPGVRLIGLNSNSFNDQGEQVGRLDRQQLRWLEAELAATGDELVLVMVHHNVVEHLPNQSRHPMANRYMLENAPELLQLLQKYKVQLVFTGHLHVQDVACSQGIYDITTGSLVSYPHPYRVLEFRRDDDGREWLQILSHRVESVPDFPNLQQSSRQWMGDRSFPFLIKLLTLPPLSLPLAQAKELAPGLRDFWATIADGDAVLDYPHFPLEVRRHIQAYGALAQPNSGIATNDSATLIDNNSTLLLDRSAKL is encoded by the coding sequence ATGGTTCTCAATTTTCGGTTTGCGATCGTCAGCGACTTACACATTGCGCTTCCCCACACAATTTGGGATCATCCCAACCGGTTTCATTTGGTGGAAGTTAGTATCCCAGCTTTTGAAAGTGCATTAGAACATTTAACACAACTTGATTTAGATTTCCTCTTGCTCCCAGGTGATTTAACGCAGCATGGAGAACCGGAAAACCATGCCTGGTTGCGATCGCGGTTGGCCCAGCTACCTTTTCCTGTTTATGTAGTTCCTGGCAACCATGATGTACCTGTGCTGAAGGCAAATCAGCAATCAATTGCTTTTGCTGATTTCCCGCATTATTACCGCAAGTTTGGCTATGAAGATCCGCAGCAACCTTACTACAACTGTCAATTACTGCCGGGAGTCCGGTTAATTGGTCTAAATTCTAACTCGTTTAATGACCAAGGTGAACAGGTGGGGCGTTTGGATCGCCAACAACTCAGGTGGTTAGAAGCGGAACTGGCGGCGACTGGTGATGAGTTAGTCTTAGTGATGGTACATCATAATGTTGTTGAGCATTTGCCAAATCAATCCCGCCACCCAATGGCAAATCGCTACATGTTGGAGAATGCACCAGAACTTTTGCAGTTACTACAAAAATACAAAGTCCAACTGGTGTTTACGGGGCATTTGCACGTTCAGGATGTGGCCTGCTCACAAGGAATATATGATATTACTACGGGTTCCTTAGTTAGCTATCCTCATCCTTATCGAGTGCTGGAGTTTCGCCGAGATGACGATGGTAGGGAATGGTTACAAATTTTATCTCACAGGGTGGAATCAGTGCCTGATTTTCCTAACTTACAGCAGTCATCGCGGCAATGGATGGGCGATCGCTCTTTCCCTTTCCTAATTAAGCTGCTGACTTTACCTCCCCTCAGCTTACCATTAGCCCAGGCAAAAGAACTAGCTCCTGGTTTGCGGGACTTTTGGGCAACTATTGCTGATGGGGATGCTGTGTTGGACTACCCCCATTTTCCCCTAGAAGTGCGTCGCCACATTCAAGCTTATGGTGCGTTGGCGCAGCCCAATTCCGGCATCGCCACTAATGACAGTGCTACCCTGATTGATAACAACAGCACCCTCCTTTTGGATCGCAGTGCTAAGTTGTGA